The following coding sequences are from one Dermacentor silvarum isolate Dsil-2018 chromosome 4, BIME_Dsil_1.4, whole genome shotgun sequence window:
- the LOC119450057 gene encoding elongation of very long chain fatty acids protein AAEL008004, giving the protein MENYTDSESASAFFRRDPRTADWALVGNKQFIVFLVAAYVYIVKIGGPRFMKERKPYDNIKPLILLYNAVMVLLNCYFVGAFFSRSYWGGGYSLFCQGIDFQARDALTMSMLSHVWWYVMVRIADFLDTIFFVLRRKDSHISFLHVIHHILVVFNGWYGLAYGADGHAAFGIIFNSFVHVVMYSYYFLSLLGPSVQKYLWWKRYLTQFQLAQFVLMFFHMTVPLFVNCGYPLAHICITLPQGVFFFAMFMNFYIKSYSNRRRPQQREEVKNKVQ; this is encoded by the coding sequence ATGGAGAACTACACAGATTCCGAATCGGCGTCAGCTTTCTTCCGGCGTGACCCGCGCACCGCCGACTGGGCTCTGGTGGGCAACAAGCAGTTCATCGTCTTTCTAGTTGCCGCCTATGTTTACATCGTCAAGATCGGCGGGCCTCGGTTCATGAAGGAACGCAAGCCCTACGACAACATCAAGCCCCTGATCTTGCTCTACAACGCTGTCATGGTGCTACTCAACTGCTACTTCGTCGGTGCATTCTTCTCGAGGAGCTATTGGGGCGGCGGCTACAGTCTTTTCTGCCAGGGCATCGACTTCCAGGCACGGGATGCGCTGACGATGAGCATGCTGTCTCACGTGTGGTGGTACGTGATGGTGAGGATTGCCGACTTCCTGGACACCATCTTCTTCGTCCTGCGCAGGAAGGACTCGCACATATCGTTCCTGCATGTCATCCACCACATCTTGGTCGTCTTCAACGGTTGGTACGGCCTAGCCTACGGAGCAGATGGACACGCTGCCTTCGGCATCATCTTCAACAGCTTCGTGCACGTGGTCATGTACTCCTACTACTTCTTGTCTCTGTTGGGACCCTCGGTGCAGAAGTACCTGTGGTGGAAGCGCTACCTCACCCAGTTCCAGCTGGCGCAGTTTGTACTCATGTTCTTCCACATGACCGTACCGCTATTCGTGAACTGCGGTTACCCTCTGGCGCATATATGCATCACGTTGCCACAGGGCGTCTTCTTCTTCGCAATGTTCATGAACTTCTACATCAAGAGTTACTCTAATCGAAGGAGGCCTCAGCAACGCGAGGAGGTCAAGAACAAAGTTCAGTAA